The following proteins come from a genomic window of Herpetosiphon gulosus:
- the miaA gene encoding tRNA (adenosine(37)-N6)-dimethylallyltransferase MiaA: protein MQAPQPLIIAIVGPTAVGKTAFSLDLAQALNGEIVSVDSRLVYRGMDIGTAKPTPAEQALVKHHLIDVVNPNQEYSLATYQAAAYAAIAQIQQRAKQPILVGGTGQYMAALLEGWSIPEVAPNYELRARYEQQAASEGHTALHQQLQTIDPEAAKAIDPTNVRRVIRALEVFHETGQPISQLQRRNPPPYRMLTLDLERPRDELYARIDQRVDLMVREGLIAEVWALIRQGYDWELPSMSGLGYAEFRPLWQGQQSAGACISQLKFNTHRFARKQGAWFRRLPNRVSLDAHHTDLLAQVQTLLAAMTEHVATHIDQ, encoded by the coding sequence ATGCAAGCACCACAACCATTAATCATTGCCATCGTTGGCCCAACTGCGGTTGGCAAAACTGCCTTTTCACTCGATTTAGCCCAAGCCTTGAATGGCGAGATCGTTTCAGTCGATTCGCGCTTAGTCTACCGGGGGATGGATATTGGCACAGCCAAACCAACGCCTGCTGAACAAGCGCTGGTCAAACATCATTTAATCGACGTGGTTAATCCTAATCAGGAATATAGCCTGGCAACCTACCAAGCAGCGGCCTATGCGGCGATTGCCCAAATTCAGCAACGAGCCAAACAGCCAATTTTAGTGGGGGGCACAGGTCAATATATGGCAGCCTTACTTGAGGGCTGGAGCATTCCCGAGGTTGCGCCCAATTACGAATTACGGGCGCGGTATGAGCAACAGGCTGCCAGCGAAGGCCATACAGCGCTCCATCAACAACTGCAAACGATCGATCCCGAAGCAGCCAAGGCAATCGACCCAACCAATGTTCGGCGGGTGATTCGCGCCTTAGAAGTTTTCCATGAAACAGGCCAGCCGATTAGCCAGCTTCAGCGCCGCAATCCACCGCCCTATCGCATGTTGACGCTTGATCTAGAGCGACCACGCGACGAACTATATGCCCGCATCGATCAACGGGTTGATCTGATGGTGCGCGAAGGATTAATTGCCGAGGTTTGGGCGTTGATTCGTCAAGGCTATGACTGGGAGCTACCATCGATGTCAGGATTGGGTTATGCCGAATTTCGGCCACTGTGGCAAGGCCAACAAAGTGCTGGCGCTTGCATCAGCCAACTCAAATTCAACACCCATCGTTTTGCTCGCAAACAAGGGGCGTGGTTTCGGCGTTTGCCCAATCGGGTTAGCCTCGATGCCCATCATACGGATTTACTGGCACAGGTGCAGACGCTGCTTGCTGCAATGACTGAGCACGTAGCAACACATATTGATCAGTAG
- the cysS gene encoding cysteine--tRNA ligase — protein MLLYDTLRQTPVAMEPIDGFVRMYVCGVTPYDTTHMGHARTYVVYDTIRRYLEWQGLPVLYVQNVTDIDDDILRKSAQLGLTWDELGRQETERFLRDMDALNVRMPNHYVKATDAIAKIIEVNSGLIERGVAYENQGNVYFNVHADPNFGSLAHSDYASMLAIANERGNFPDDPHKRDPLDFVLWQATKPGEPWWDSPWGRGRPGWHIECTAMVLEYLGPQINIHGGGSDLQFPHHACELAQAENFTGQSPHVAAWSHIGMVYYEGEKMSKSLGNLVLASKTLQHYSADAIRLGLLKYYYRDQFEYSDDDVAWGERTVERFKQAVNSGVAGGALHAEELRNEAIAALDADFQTPACLQALITLAEASINGEIDDAELAATTLRELGTVLGLRSELW, from the coding sequence GTGTTACTTTATGATACTCTGCGCCAAACGCCTGTCGCCATGGAGCCAATCGATGGCTTTGTGCGCATGTATGTATGCGGCGTAACTCCCTACGATACGACCCATATGGGCCATGCGCGGACTTATGTGGTCTATGATACAATTCGGCGCTATTTGGAATGGCAAGGCTTGCCAGTGCTGTATGTGCAAAATGTGACTGATATTGATGATGATATTTTGCGCAAAAGCGCCCAACTTGGCCTAACCTGGGATGAATTGGGTCGCCAAGAGACCGAGCGCTTTTTGCGTGATATGGATGCCTTGAATGTGCGCATGCCCAATCACTATGTTAAAGCGACTGATGCCATCGCTAAAATTATCGAAGTGAACAGCGGCTTAATTGAGCGTGGCGTGGCCTATGAAAATCAAGGCAACGTCTATTTCAATGTCCATGCTGATCCCAATTTTGGCAGTTTGGCCCACAGCGATTATGCCAGTATGCTGGCGATTGCCAATGAGCGCGGCAACTTCCCCGATGATCCGCATAAACGCGACCCATTGGATTTTGTGTTGTGGCAGGCGACCAAACCAGGTGAGCCATGGTGGGATAGCCCATGGGGTCGTGGTCGGCCAGGTTGGCATATCGAGTGTACCGCTATGGTGCTGGAGTATCTGGGTCCACAGATCAATATTCATGGTGGCGGCAGCGATTTGCAATTTCCGCATCATGCTTGCGAATTAGCTCAAGCCGAGAATTTTACTGGCCAAAGCCCGCACGTTGCTGCTTGGTCACATATTGGTATGGTCTATTACGAAGGCGAAAAAATGAGCAAATCGCTGGGCAATTTAGTCTTGGCCAGCAAAACGCTACAACACTACAGCGCCGATGCGATTCGCTTGGGCTTGCTCAAATATTATTATCGCGATCAATTTGAATATAGCGATGATGATGTGGCTTGGGGCGAACGCACGGTTGAACGCTTCAAACAGGCTGTTAATAGTGGCGTAGCTGGTGGCGCACTTCATGCTGAAGAGCTGCGCAATGAGGCAATCGCAGCACTTGATGCCGATTTTCAAACACCAGCCTGTTTACAAGCGTTAATCACGTTGGCCGAAGCCAGTATTAATGGCGAAATTGATGACGCTGAGTTGGCTGCTACAACCTTGCGTGAGCTAGGCACGGTGCTTGGCTTACGTAGCGAATTGTGGTAG
- a CDS encoding RDD family protein: MIDNRGSDRYIIDTPESIEFGYDVAGIGTRFVAAVIDTAFFSILLFIAQRVYIGTDNNPSDLAYRIFFFFCIFTVLVYYIAFERFWNGQTPGKRLLGIRVVQEAGKPLTFTGSLIRNLLRLIDFVPAYYSTGLLTMLIDKRARRLGDLAASTFVVRDRQRVTLEMLLQSTRDDKVASALKDSGATLPNITALRSNDMDLVQNFLLRRAVLAPDRRLRIATQLAYALFGRLGYSVPGDPEQFLQQATDQYVLLRAQSLQQAASAPVPVNPYDGHRG, translated from the coding sequence ATGATCGATAATCGTGGAAGTGATCGCTATATTATTGATACTCCCGAAAGTATTGAGTTTGGTTATGATGTGGCTGGAATCGGCACACGTTTTGTTGCCGCAGTCATTGATACGGCCTTCTTCTCAATTTTGTTGTTTATTGCGCAACGGGTCTATATCGGGACTGATAACAATCCCAGCGATCTAGCATATCGGATTTTCTTTTTCTTCTGTATTTTTACAGTCTTGGTTTATTATATCGCCTTTGAGCGCTTTTGGAATGGTCAAACACCTGGCAAGCGGCTTTTGGGGATTCGAGTGGTGCAAGAGGCTGGCAAGCCATTAACTTTCACTGGTAGTTTGATTCGAAATTTACTTCGGTTAATCGATTTTGTGCCAGCTTATTATTCAACTGGGCTGCTCACGATGTTGATCGATAAACGTGCCCGCCGTTTGGGCGATTTGGCTGCCAGCACGTTTGTGGTGCGCGATCGTCAACGGGTGACGCTTGAGATGTTGTTGCAATCAACCCGCGATGATAAAGTTGCGAGTGCGCTCAAAGATAGTGGTGCAACTTTGCCCAATATTACTGCCTTGCGCTCAAATGATATGGATTTAGTTCAAAACTTTTTGCTGCGCCGCGCTGTTTTAGCTCCAGATCGACGCTTGCGGATCGCAACTCAATTGGCCTATGCGCTGTTTGGGCGGCTTGGCTATAGCGTGCCTGGCGATCCTGAGCAGTTTTTGCAACAAGCTACTGATCAATATGTGTTGCTACGTGCTCAGTCATTGCAGCAAGCAGCGTCTGCACCTGTGCCAGTAAATCCGTATGATGGGCATCGAGGCTAA
- the holA gene encoding DNA polymerase III subunit delta, with the protein MLYLFFGPDDYTRQATINALKAAFPPDAAAFNVVVLHGKSIKLNEVRTACEAYPVFHDRRLVIVHDLLKHAKSAELRDGLKSLVQRLPSTTDLVLNESDAPDSRLSVVKDIQALVKTKQAEQREFNLREGNALIAWMQQEAQSNGVQLRPDAAQHLANYVGSDGWMLHNEIAKLAAYVGQNGTIGIREVDLLVADETETNLFNFIDALSTRRGAAAVQGLNGLLADDAAPLYILTMIARQARLMLAAQSAGRVAPDELAKLLGQKPFVARKAAEQARNFSPTELRMLHERVVQIDHGIKTGKIDAEGALASLVGDFGFAPNRK; encoded by the coding sequence ATGTTGTATCTCTTTTTTGGCCCCGACGATTATACCCGCCAAGCCACAATCAATGCGCTCAAGGCGGCTTTTCCTCCTGATGCTGCTGCCTTCAATGTGGTGGTGCTCCACGGCAAATCGATCAAACTCAACGAAGTGCGCACTGCTTGCGAAGCCTATCCAGTCTTTCATGATCGCCGCTTGGTGATTGTGCATGATCTGTTGAAGCATGCCAAATCGGCTGAGCTGCGCGATGGCCTCAAAAGCTTGGTGCAACGCTTGCCCTCGACCACCGACCTTGTGCTCAACGAAAGTGATGCCCCCGATAGCCGTTTGAGTGTGGTCAAAGATATTCAGGCGTTGGTCAAAACCAAACAAGCTGAGCAGCGCGAATTTAATTTGCGTGAAGGCAATGCTCTGATCGCTTGGATGCAGCAAGAAGCTCAATCCAACGGCGTGCAATTGCGCCCTGATGCGGCTCAACATTTGGCCAATTATGTGGGCAGCGATGGTTGGATGCTGCATAATGAAATTGCCAAATTAGCGGCCTATGTTGGCCAAAATGGCACAATCGGCATTCGTGAGGTCGATTTGCTGGTGGCTGATGAAACAGAAACTAATTTATTTAATTTTATCGATGCGTTAAGTACTCGGCGAGGTGCTGCGGCAGTGCAAGGCTTAAATGGCTTATTAGCCGATGATGCCGCCCCGCTGTATATTTTGACCATGATCGCCCGCCAAGCGCGTTTGATGTTGGCGGCGCAGAGTGCTGGACGGGTCGCGCCCGACGAGCTGGCTAAACTTTTGGGCCAAAAACCGTTTGTGGCACGTAAGGCTGCTGAGCAAGCCCGCAACTTTAGCCCAACCGAATTGCGCATGCTTCACGAACGCGTGGTGCAGATTGACCACGGGATTAAAACAGGTAAAATCGACGCAGAAGGCGCACTAGCCAGTCTCGTTGGCGATTTTGGCTTTGCACCAAACCGAAAATAA
- a CDS encoding WYL domain-containing protein: MNTKRQARGIKRSSVMKVQRQMLLLRCLGSGPKTSEALIDEVNGQMLEAYPKAAREALRHDLRALREVFGCVIEYTASVGYRLVSVGDLALLNLTNDEIAALRFLDATYTANSTWPDHQQVRRLVERIIDFLPIERRGALNVGEPILQQAGPVAPYEHDPQIMRSLRKALAQRREIRFRYTSSQRDGEETHRVGPVNIFTRDGHMYLLGYCFDGPQQMVERVGRYVDYRIDYISKNSLTILPRVLPPALPKRPTWTVKYELRDVVARNKKVAHWFADTDIQYRDDGSALVTATVHNLWQTRQILLRYLENCRVLEPPELIDMMRATAQGLRDLYPPSTNEIG; the protein is encoded by the coding sequence GTGAATACAAAACGACAAGCACGCGGGATTAAGCGTTCATCGGTGATGAAGGTGCAGCGTCAGATGTTGTTGCTGCGTTGTTTGGGCAGCGGCCCTAAAACCAGTGAAGCCTTGATTGACGAAGTTAACGGCCAGATGCTTGAAGCGTATCCCAAAGCGGCCCGCGAGGCGCTCCGTCACGATCTACGGGCTTTGCGCGAGGTCTTTGGCTGTGTGATCGAATACACGGCTTCGGTGGGTTATCGTTTGGTTAGTGTTGGCGATTTGGCCTTGCTCAATTTAACCAACGATGAAATTGCAGCGCTGCGTTTTCTGGATGCAACCTATACTGCCAATAGCACCTGGCCCGATCATCAACAGGTGCGGCGGTTGGTCGAGCGGATTATTGATTTCTTGCCAATCGAGCGCCGTGGAGCATTGAATGTGGGCGAGCCAATTTTGCAACAGGCTGGTCCAGTTGCACCGTATGAGCATGATCCGCAAATTATGCGTAGCTTGCGCAAAGCCCTTGCCCAGCGTCGCGAAATTCGTTTTCGCTATACTTCAAGCCAACGTGATGGCGAGGAGACGCATCGGGTCGGGCCAGTTAATATTTTTACTCGCGATGGCCATATGTATCTTTTGGGCTATTGTTTTGATGGGCCGCAACAGATGGTCGAGCGGGTTGGCCGCTATGTTGATTATCGCATCGACTATATTAGCAAAAACAGCTTAACAATTTTGCCACGGGTATTGCCACCAGCGTTGCCCAAACGCCCAACTTGGACAGTTAAATATGAGTTGCGCGATGTGGTTGCTCGCAATAAAAAAGTTGCCCACTGGTTTGCTGATACTGATATTCAATATCGTGATGATGGCTCGGCCTTGGTTACGGCCACGGTGCATAATCTCTGGCAAACCCGCCAAATTCTCCTGCGCTACTTGGAGAATTGCCGTGTTTTAGAGCCACCCGAATTGATCGATATGATGCGGGCGACGGCCCAGGGCTTGCGCGATTTGTACCCACCTAGCACCAACGAAATTGGCTAA
- a CDS encoding response regulator gives MEEILIIDDSRQIADFLAETVLPYYGYRSRVVPTGWEGLAFLKQRQPDLILLDLQLPDTSGLDVLRQMGELGYDIPVILMTAHGTEQTAVEAFRLGAKNYLIKPFDASEAGAAIERALRERRLQREKEVLTRTLQQRLQELTILSSVGKSVTSLLDLEELLERIVDAGVYLTHAEEGYLLLRDGDELYLRAAKNLGEERVQRFRVKMDDNVAGQVIRTVKPIRLDRSQHQDLKLRTGLLVQAMLQVPLIVGRHAIGVLAVDNRVQQRTFSENDQYLLSAIADYAAIAIENSRLFKSTRDSEQRYRELFDNANDMIFTLDPQLRIASINRQGVKLLGMTVAEMMQRTLISLCVPDDQAAIEHQLQRQLAKAAGDGGAFPLTLRRANGEDLHIEVSAQLMQRGDQVIGLHCIARDVTDRRRLELQLLQAEKLSAIGQLVAGVAHELNNPMTSIKGFAELLLRRKDLDDDARTDLNYINNQAERAARIVTNLLTFAREHQPQRVLVDVNKVIDDTLSLHSYHLRVDNIKVQRQFEPELPTTVADPYQLQQVFLNLIGNAHQAMAEKGGGGFLTVKTERVDDEIRINIGDTGPGIPQHLVGRIFDPFFTTKPVGKGTGLGLSICYNILHDHGGNIWVDSVANEGTIFHLALPVVQGDNPELINDDDRETTIKPDQAYKILVVDDEEGVAQVIQRLVRDLGHQPVVVASGEAALQAVDQAPFDLILSDVKMPGMNGFQLYRALQQKAPELAKHFIFITGDTMSPATITAMRQIGTPMIAKPFSAKKLERTINEFMAREEALQREAEIQQ, from the coding sequence ATGGAAGAAATCCTCATCATCGACGATAGCCGTCAGATAGCCGATTTTTTGGCTGAGACGGTGCTGCCATACTATGGCTATCGTTCGCGCGTCGTACCCACAGGCTGGGAAGGCCTGGCTTTTTTGAAACAACGCCAGCCCGACCTGATTTTGCTTGATCTCCAACTCCCCGACACGTCGGGGCTTGATGTGCTTCGCCAGATGGGCGAACTTGGCTACGATATTCCGGTGATTTTGATGACCGCCCATGGTACCGAGCAAACCGCTGTCGAGGCCTTTCGACTTGGTGCCAAAAATTATTTGATCAAGCCTTTTGATGCTTCTGAAGCGGGCGCGGCAATTGAGCGTGCCCTGCGTGAGCGCCGTTTGCAGCGCGAAAAAGAAGTGCTTACCCGCACCTTGCAGCAACGCTTGCAGGAGTTGACGATTCTCTCTAGCGTTGGTAAATCGGTGACCTCGCTGCTCGATCTTGAAGAATTGCTCGAACGGATCGTCGATGCTGGGGTGTATCTGACCCACGCCGAAGAAGGCTATTTGCTGCTGCGTGATGGTGATGAGCTGTATTTGCGGGCGGCCAAAAATCTTGGCGAAGAGCGTGTCCAGCGTTTTCGGGTCAAGATGGATGACAATGTGGCAGGCCAAGTCATTCGCACGGTCAAGCCAATTCGGCTTGATCGCTCGCAGCACCAAGATTTAAAGCTGCGCACTGGGCTTTTGGTGCAGGCCATGTTGCAAGTGCCCTTGATTGTTGGTCGTCATGCAATTGGTGTGTTGGCGGTTGATAATCGGGTGCAGCAACGCACCTTCAGCGAAAACGACCAATATTTGCTCTCAGCAATTGCCGATTATGCAGCGATTGCGATTGAAAATTCGCGTCTGTTTAAATCGACTCGCGATTCTGAGCAACGCTATCGCGAATTGTTCGATAATGCCAACGATATGATCTTCACGCTTGATCCACAGCTACGAATTGCCTCGATCAATCGTCAAGGGGTTAAATTGTTGGGCATGACCGTGGCTGAAATGATGCAGCGCACCCTGATTTCGCTGTGTGTGCCTGATGATCAAGCAGCGATCGAGCATCAATTGCAACGCCAATTGGCCAAAGCTGCTGGTGATGGCGGGGCATTTCCGTTGACCTTACGCCGCGCCAATGGCGAAGATTTGCATATTGAAGTTAGCGCCCAATTGATGCAGCGTGGCGATCAGGTGATTGGTCTGCATTGTATTGCGCGGGATGTGACCGACCGCCGCCGCTTGGAATTGCAACTGTTGCAGGCCGAAAAACTCTCAGCGATTGGCCAATTGGTGGCTGGGGTTGCCCACGAGTTGAACAATCCGATGACCAGCATCAAAGGCTTTGCTGAGCTATTGCTGCGCCGCAAAGATTTGGATGATGATGCCCGTACCGACCTGAATTACATTAATAATCAAGCTGAACGGGCCGCGCGAATTGTGACCAACCTGCTGACCTTTGCCCGTGAACATCAGCCTCAGCGGGTTTTAGTCGATGTCAATAAAGTTATCGACGACACGCTGAGCTTGCATAGCTATCACTTGCGCGTCGATAACATCAAAGTGCAACGCCAATTCGAGCCAGAGCTACCGACCACCGTCGCCGATCCTTATCAATTACAACAGGTGTTTCTGAATTTGATCGGCAACGCCCATCAAGCTATGGCCGAAAAAGGCGGTGGCGGTTTCTTGACCGTCAAAACCGAACGGGTTGATGATGAAATTCGGATCAACATTGGCGATACTGGCCCTGGCATTCCTCAGCACCTCGTTGGGCGGATCTTCGATCCATTTTTTACCACGAAGCCTGTTGGCAAGGGCACAGGGCTGGGTTTATCGATTTGCTACAACATCCTGCATGATCATGGTGGCAATATTTGGGTTGATAGTGTGGCCAACGAGGGTACGATCTTCCACTTGGCCTTGCCCGTGGTTCAGGGCGATAATCCTGAGTTGATCAACGACGATGATCGCGAAACCACGATTAAGCCCGACCAAGCCTATAAAATTTTGGTGGTTGACGATGAAGAAGGTGTAGCCCAAGTGATTCAGCGCTTGGTGCGCGATTTGGGTCATCAGCCAGTGGTGGTGGCCAGCGGCGAGGCCGCCTTACAAGCCGTTGATCAAGCGCCCTTCGATTTGATTCTGAGCGATGTCAAAATGCCAGGCATGAATGGCTTTCAGCTCTATCGGGCTTTGCAGCAAAAAGCGCCTGAATTGGCCAAACATTTTATCTTCATCACTGGCGATACGATGAGTCCGGCCACAATTACTGCGATGCGCCAAATTGGCACGCCGATGATCGCCAAGCCCTTCTCGGCTAAAAAACTCGAACGCACAATCAACGAGTTTATGGCTCGCGAAGAAGCCTTGCAACGCGAGGCCGAAATTCAGCAATAG
- a CDS encoding DUF1499 domain-containing protein — MNYYQDVFPWEVVVVSSVILASMALFSTVRWIFRPQPKVFPGKRIVLFVICLGLIFYAFRFVPNFRDKFELGLSTNRAATSDSPVVPELMTPRFTLDKNTVYQAGVRTIQAQRGWTITNRSDSQTSLKVDIDVMMGIFTDELTVAFIDEGGQTRVDIQSLSKVGGADLGANRRHIRQLVRALEEDLGTPSQ; from the coding sequence ATGAATTACTATCAGGATGTGTTCCCATGGGAAGTCGTCGTCGTAAGCTCGGTCATTTTAGCTTCGATGGCGCTCTTTTCCACAGTTCGTTGGATTTTTCGGCCACAACCTAAAGTGTTTCCAGGCAAACGGATCGTGCTCTTCGTGATTTGTCTTGGCTTGATATTTTATGCCTTCCGTTTTGTGCCAAACTTTCGCGATAAATTTGAGCTTGGGCTAAGCACCAATCGCGCCGCAACCAGCGATAGCCCAGTCGTGCCTGAATTGATGACCCCACGCTTTACCCTCGATAAAAATACGGTCTATCAAGCAGGCGTTCGCACAATTCAGGCCCAACGTGGCTGGACGATTACCAATCGCTCCGATAGTCAAACATCGCTCAAAGTCGATATTGATGTGATGATGGGGATCTTCACCGATGAGTTAACTGTCGCCTTTATTGATGAGGGCGGCCAAACTCGCGTGGATATTCAATCGCTATCCAAGGTTGGCGGTGCAGATCTTGGGGCAAATCGGCGGCATATTCGCCAACTGGTACGGGCACTTGAGGAAGATTTAGGCACACCAAGCCAATAA
- a CDS encoding stage II sporulation protein M, which produces MVAEDFINAKHHAWERLTQLTSRAQSNIIAMDAAELQELGRLYRQATSDLAQARRDFPGHPLTIYLNDLVAKGHSSIYRERNSPITGIKNYFLYQLPQAFRELLPFTGIAFLAFFLPAIVAWVISYQDPVRGVALAPEFQPVIDDMRTDTEWWRNLNDNNAEGAVMILSNNIFVSFQAFVGGLTLGLLTLYALYYNGLMLGILSGAAQNLGFADNLWGFIAAHGPVELSIIFLAGGAGLQLAWAILRPGMVSRRAALAIAAQRAFKVSGAIVMFLILAGLIEGFISPQYLPLWFKIAVGIISAGSMYAYLLLAGRNVQQPESAEASALKLETPAH; this is translated from the coding sequence ATGGTAGCAGAAGATTTTATCAATGCCAAACATCATGCTTGGGAACGATTAACCCAGCTAACCAGCCGTGCTCAGAGTAATATTATTGCCATGGATGCCGCTGAATTGCAAGAGCTAGGCCGACTTTATCGCCAAGCGACCTCAGATTTAGCCCAAGCGCGGCGAGATTTTCCAGGTCATCCCTTGACAATCTATTTAAACGATTTGGTGGCGAAGGGCCATAGCAGCATCTACCGTGAGCGCAATTCGCCAATTACCGGAATAAAAAACTACTTTCTCTATCAACTCCCCCAAGCCTTCCGTGAGCTACTACCATTTACAGGCATAGCATTTTTAGCATTTTTCCTCCCAGCAATTGTGGCGTGGGTCATCAGCTACCAAGATCCGGTTCGAGGGGTAGCCTTAGCACCTGAATTTCAGCCAGTGATTGACGATATGCGAACCGATACTGAATGGTGGCGCAATTTAAATGACAACAATGCTGAAGGTGCAGTCATGATTCTATCCAATAACATCTTCGTCTCATTTCAAGCATTTGTGGGAGGGTTGACTTTAGGCTTACTCACACTCTATGCCCTGTATTACAACGGATTAATGCTTGGAATTCTATCTGGGGCAGCCCAAAATTTAGGCTTTGCCGATAATTTATGGGGATTTATTGCGGCGCACGGCCCTGTTGAGTTAAGCATCATCTTTCTTGCTGGCGGTGCTGGCTTACAACTTGCTTGGGCCATTCTGCGACCAGGGATGGTTTCGCGGCGGGCCGCCTTGGCGATTGCTGCTCAACGGGCATTCAAAGTATCAGGAGCAATCGTCATGTTTCTGATTCTAGCAGGATTAATCGAAGGCTTTATTTCGCCGCAATATCTACCATTGTGGTTTAAGATTGCAGTTGGTATTATCAGTGCTGGCAGTATGTACGCCTATCTTTTATTAGCCGGACGCAACGTCCAACAACCAGAATCTGCTGAAGCAAGCGCCTTGAAGCTTGAAACCCCAGCACACTAG
- a CDS encoding LysM peptidoglycan-binding domain-containing protein, which produces MKRRDQLAIGLICAALVGCGTPVASRPTPKPIVNLTAAPTIDLDATREAYKNELQPTAQPLGLYIVRDGDTLESIALAFNTSVEEISATNKLEDINLIAIGQPLIIPSLISGTSNLTITLPLNQSKDLTPTP; this is translated from the coding sequence ATGAAACGACGAGATCAATTAGCGATTGGTTTGATTTGTGCAGCTTTAGTTGGATGCGGCACACCAGTTGCTAGCCGCCCAACCCCCAAACCGATTGTTAATCTAACAGCGGCACCAACTATCGATTTAGATGCAACCCGTGAAGCCTATAAAAATGAGTTACAACCGACTGCGCAACCGCTCGGTTTATATATTGTGCGCGATGGCGACACGCTTGAATCGATAGCCTTAGCCTTTAATACCAGCGTAGAAGAAATTTCAGCCACCAATAAACTTGAAGATATCAATCTTATTGCAATTGGACAACCGCTGATCATTCCATCGCTGATTAGTGGCACGAGTAATCTGACGATAACGCTGCCATTAAATCAGTCTAAAGACCTAACTCCAACACCTTGA